The following nucleotide sequence is from Trifolium pratense cultivar HEN17-A07 linkage group LG2, ARS_RC_1.1, whole genome shotgun sequence.
GTTTTAATTGTTGCCATCAGGAATGACCGaaaatttttaatcaaagtaGTTGTTATTGTTAATTGAATGAAGTGAATTAAAAGAACATTTCATTTGAAGGAGTCAAAGCGAAGTAGTATCACTGCATTGTTTTCTTTTCAGagatatgtataaaaaaaaactgggcTCCTAAAATGTTGGCCCCTAGGCCATTGCACTTTGGCCATAGCCCAAGGACGGCCCCGCTTGTCCTCCGTCCCAGATTCCATTGCCGCGGCCATCTGGTTCACCGGTACTACCAAAAAGTCTCATGCTTACGTTACTACTGTTACTGATGGTTTGATTATCTTTGACCCCGATCGGTCGTGCTTCTGGTTTCCATGCGGGGTGAACGGTATTCTGTTGTACTACTAACACTAGCTGTACTAGAGTTGTTTAGTAGCGCCTTTTGAATCAAATAGGCGAGCCCTTTCaagcaaaatttattttaattttaactatACACATTTTATATTCTCCTCCTAAAagtattcaaattttgaataattATCTTCGTAAGCGGTATACATAATCACGTCTACTTTTAAAGAATGAAAATATCATCTACTAGCTAACCGTTATTATGAGAAAAATAGAAGTTATATATATGTAAATTCTTTATTTCTcttttgatatgtttttttatGATCAATTTCTCTTGCAGTTAGATTACTCTACTTATGACTCTATCTATATTATTTCTTGCTTACAAACAATTTTAGGCAAGAAAATCTTTGAGTCAATCTTCTAATTCTTATACAGTTTCATATGCTCCTTCTTTACTCTAAATCTAACAGTAAAAGAGTTATAATAAAATCACAACAATAAAAAGATACACTAAATTCATGAGGAATTTAATGAATCTTTGAAATCATGATCTTGATTTCATCATTGATGgtctcaactttttttttttttttgataaagttGATGGTCTCAACTTTATTGATGAGaatttgtgttgtacgatgtaTAATGCAATCTTCCATTTATGTTATACGATGTACTCTGTCTCAAATTATGAGGGAAAAAACAGGTTCGTACACTTATTAATAAAAACCAAAAGATCATTAAGGAGAGGCTTGAGGAGATGAATAAAGCATGCATTATGAAGCTTAGTTGGAAGTTAAAGACAGGAGCAAAAGATCTGTGGTGTGAAGTACTCATAGGGAAGTATAACTGTCACAGTTTgagtaataataatactattgtGAAAACCTCCGATTCGAGCTCTGGTGCTGATGGTGAACAATTTGATGTTGCTGCCATGTATAATATCTTGTGGGTATCATTAACGATAAATAATAATGACACTATGTGGATCGGTGTTTGGCAGTGGTACATGTGATTGAAACAGGAAGGACAGGGAGTAGTATGGGCAGTGGCGGAGCTGGCCCAAAAAATTGGGGAGGGCCGCtataaattctttttaaaatatatcataaaatatatttcatgtcaattcatgtgtagactttatatttttttaattagtttttgtatttatgtttataatattatatgaatctctccaacaagaatttaaaatattttaacaaaagattgatcaaacatgaatttttatacactaaaactctattttaaataaaaaaatttgagtacttttttctcaaaaaactatatttgaataccttgacaaaataaattatacattttaaaacgtctataaattattaaacaataaaacattagaaagGACActtcaaaaagtaaattaaGAAGATTAATAACCTTGTAAATTAGAATGTTACTTACAAATAGAGGGGGTTTGAAACCCCCACAAACTGAAAAGCACTAAAATAATTCTGCGTCGTCTAACTAGTGGGGGTTTGAAGTCGAACTAAGAGACTAAATAGtataattatgaaaaaaaatattaaagactTTGGGGCGGCCCATGGCCCTGCCCAGCCCATGAGGGGCTCCGCCCCCGAGTATGGGTCTTTCCTTGGTGAAAAGTATTACCAGAATGTTGCAAATGGATCCGGAtgtccatatttttcatgtgtacAGAGAAGTTAATTAGTGCGCAGATGCATTGATTAATATAGGTTGCGAGTTGAATTGCATTATTATTTACTTTGAGGTTTCTCCGAACAGAATTACACATTTGTTTGATTGTGATAGTTTGGGCTTTGGGGCGTAGTACCCCTTGATTGATtcgtttgtaatttttttttgggtgttaAGCctctttaatataaaataaaataaaattaatgtggagtatttttttttttttgttttacttaaAATAATTCTTTGAAATCTTATTGCTAAATGAAAGAGCgtgaaaatttttattaaggtACTAAATTTTCATGCTCATCATTTATTTCTCCCTCCGGTCATATTTATAGCGAAAAAATTGTTTGCGCGATATTTAAggaatttagttaagtgtaattaattttcttgatttaatagAAAACACGAATAAATTTATTACATTGCCTTTTAgaaataaactttttttcttcttggaAATCACATGCCCCTTTTTGAAAGTAATAGTATATTAATGAGAAATAAAagtagttagtttttttttttataatagtgatcaaaatttgaagttttttttttcttataaatatgaTTGGTGGGAGTACTAATCAATAATACTtctattaaaagttaaaattctTTTAGTTTTCGTGGCAAGAGTCTTGGTTATGTGCAACCATCGCTGTTTCTATTATTTTGATGGCCTACGGGCGACCTTATAATTTGGACTACCTATTAAATAGTATAACAAAATTGAATTGCTAATaagacaaaacttatatgcatttctttagatgTTGTTTTTCCTAttcctctcacaaaaaaatagttatttatattttttaattaaaaaaaggaaaagaaaaatgtttttaaataaaaataattttcccccatgtatctagcacagtaaaaactgtgtatatggaactgtacataagtttggtccttGCTAATaaacattgaattttttatttaatatcaaaaCATTCATACAAAACAATTCATACGAGCATTTTTAGATGCAAATTCACTAATAATTGTTTCTATATCAATATGTTCTATCATATCTTTCTAAATACATAAAATGGCTAGATCATTCAACCTTTCTTGTGACATTGACGATCTTAGGCagttttcaataattttaactttaaaaaactTCTTTGCCGGCATAGTTAAGAGAATTCGATAAGTTAATTGCAACATTTGGATAACAATCTGACACAAAAAATTGATTGTTGATTCGAGATGaaattatatgaagaatactctcatacttttatatttttattcatgaCTCTAtctctctatttatagagctaaattgtaataaatatatatttctaaatcatatatttataaaaaagcAAATCTTAAAATATTCTAAGAATATATTTTTGACACattctaaacaaaaatataaacaataactCGTaacgatattttttttataagatctcCTAACGatatattattgtaaatataattataacttatatttaaattaaagattTAGACATAttatttggttcaaaaaaaaagatttagacatattattctttttaatcAGATTATTTGCTACCCAAAAATGCTTCTTGTGACTTGGATCtttcaaaaaattcattttaataaattagacTTAAACATCATTAACTTTAACCGTTCAACATAAACAAGAGGGGTGTATTAGAAACAAATGGTAGTGCTTAAAGAACTCCCCACGAAGCAGCATTTACTGGATGAAACTAAAAAGGGCCCTTAGGGTTCAAAAAAGCCCaacaaaagagagagaaaaacaaaaacactaaaataaaataaaataaaataaacaacatTAGGTACACAAAATCATACAGTGCAGCCGCAACACCAAcaccaaaaaaaccaaaaaacaaacgTTGATGAGATGAAAGActgaaataacataaaagaaCAACAACAGTAAACATGGATGACACGAAGAAGAACATATTCGGCGACGATTCCGACAACGAAAAAGATGGGACCCACTCTTCTTccccttcttcttcctcctccgccgcttcatcttcctcttcttcatcttcttccgcTTCTTCCTCCAATAACACAAAAGGTTCCGCCGATTCATCTTCCGCTACCGGAACTGCCACCAGCGGCGGTGGTGCcggtgatgatgaagaaaacGGTGATGTTGTTGATAGTAGTAATAAGGCTGATTATCATcattataatgatgatgatgatgatcatcAATATGGAGATCTATTTGCTTCTGATAATGAAGATTACTCCAAAACCCTCGCTAAAAGTTCTCACCCTATTCCTGgtaatttttctctttcattcATGCTATTATCTTATGATTTTGTTCATGTATTGCtgcaatttttataatttatagtgTTAGTATAGAAATAGGGTATGTTGTGTTAGTGTTGTAGCTGTTGATTGCATATGAAAAGTATGAAATTACTTAGAAGTTTGTTAGgttataaaattttagaatatgAAGATGAAAGACTGTGCCTAGTAACAACCAAGAATCATGTGTAATATGGTGGAAATGTCGAATATATTGGTGCCAAAATGGTGCTTAATTGTATCTACAAGGCAATTTAGGGCTTAATAGAAAAGGGTTATGAGTGTTTCCTTTATGGTTTATTTTGGATTATAATATAGAATATTGCGAGCCGGTggatataataaaaaatttggcTTGTTTAATCTCTATCGTTaaatttttaaatgataaatCAACGGTCGAGGGATGACTAGTGTGCTCTTTTTAATCGGTTACACGTTAGACTGAGCCGTGTGTCTCGCGTTGGTGTTTTTCGATTGTTGTAGcagttgaaaaaaaattaatgagttaaagaaaattatattgttgattttgttttcttgatTCGTTTTTTTATGGCAAGATGTGATTTTCTCTAGCAGTATTGCCTGCCGTCGTCCGCAATAATAATACGAACAGCTCGGGAAGAGGGGGTTTTGGCCGTGGTGGTCGTTGGCAGCAAGGGCATCATAATGATAGAGGAGGAGCTGGCATTCTTCCGCGTCCTGGACCTTATCCTCAGAGGCAGAATTTCGGGTATGGTAATAGGTTTCAGAATGGTCGCCACGACGAGCGATTTGTCTCTGAGATGAAGCTCTCGAAGAGTGAAGAAACCCTGTCAAGAAAAGGCATTATTTTTCAGGAGGTACGTGAATGTTATTTTCGTGTATTTTAGTGCTGCTGCATCAAACAATTTAATGGTCGATTTGCTTCTATGTTTCGACCAATTGTTATGGAAATAGGGTTTTTATATCTCAATTTTTTAGCTTTCTTCATTATATTGAAACTGGGGAGGAAATCTAAAGGAGTAACGTAGTTTGTATTATAAAAAGCTCATATGATTCTGTTTGCCTCGAATGTTGATTAGGGCTTTATAGTCAATAGCAGCCATAGGTGCGGCTGCAGCTGCTTTGTGGTGTGGCCTCTAGGCACTATGCTAAACGCCGCTTCATTGTGTTTTTGAGTGTTGCTGTAGCAGCTGAATAGTAGACGAATAGCAGCTGCTACAGATGCTACAATGAAGCATTTGTAAAATGTCAAATTTACCCTAATAATTCAGCCTTTCCCTCTgttgtttggattttttttacatttcacactaaaaacatatttgctTCACTTAGAGTTTTGATGTTGGCAATTAATTATTAGTCATAAATATGTCTTTATTTTGTATATTCTTCTATTTCTGATCTTTATATTTGTACGGtactttaatttaatattttgtattgTTACCCTTCACCAAACTTTGACGTGGTGTCCATACGGCTATGGTCTATACTGCTTTAGTGTTACTTTTGAGGGTCCACCACTAGGCTATGATATCCACCATTGACTATTTTGAAGACATTCAATGTTGTTAATTGTCTTTCCTGATGTATATGTTCTGATTACGTGTTCTTGATTATTGTGATAGCCTTGTGAACTTGCTTGCTATAGTCGTGTAGAAGGTGGGGAAGTATATTTTGATGACCGTAGCTTGGTAAGCTAGTTGGCctcttgatttttttaatctttaaatTTGGTTCTCTCTGCAATAATAGATTGTGATGATATTATGTTCATTTAAGTGATTTTCTTTCCTGTTTATTTAGAGACTTTTTAAACGCCATATCACGGAAGATATTGGAGCTGATTTGAACGAAGGTTATGATACATACATTCCCAAAAAAGGTATGTTATTTATCTATAAATTAACTCCCGGCTTTTGActtaaaaataccaaaatgcAAAGTCAAATATCAGTGTATGAGAAGTAATGTATGCTACTTATTATGTTATTAATCCCTTTCATTTTGCTGTTAATACCTACAACAGACTTAGGTTCCGAGGGCTTTGGCGATCTTCTTGCTTGCATTAGAGATAAAAATCTCCTGGTTCAAAACAACATTCATTTTGTGGTATGGCTTATATCATGACCCattttttcataatactttaagCCATTGCTAATTTAATTTATGATGGTCATACATTAATCTTTTTTATCCTTTGCAGACATACCGCAACAATCTTAACAAGGTAATATTCATTTTGAATTGTGTTTGCTCTTAGGTTATGAGTCTTATCATATAATTTTTCATCAGAAATTCTGAGCTAAGTAGTGGTGACAGATTGTTAATTATAAGAGCATGAACTAAACATTCCTGTTTACGCGCAGATACTGGCTACAGCTTATATTCGCCATGAGCCTTGGGAAATGGGAGTACACAAAAGGAATGGTGTTGTCTATCTTGATGTGCACAAGTTACCAGAAAGACCACAAAGTGATTTAGATCGTAGAAGGTACACTGCTTACCATTCTTTCTGTTTTATTAAGCTCAGCGATGCAAGTCTTTAATGTAAATGGAAATGTAAATATTGGCATGTTTATGCATGTGAGAGAGAGAATATAACCAATATAAAAAGAACAGGTAACTGTTAGGGAAAATGCTTCTTACTCAGGGAAAGTATATTTGCACATAATCGATTGACCTCTCATCATGGTTGGATATAGTAAATATAGGATAAAGGACAacatttaatttgtaaaaaaaatatgtcatGTTTTACTTTCTTCCGTAAACTAGTGGATTTCTTCCTACTTTATGGTCACTTTTTATGATTGGATAAGCCTTAAAATATTTGTCTCTGGCAATTAGATGTTATCTGGGATACGCTTTCGAGAGCCTTGCCACTGAAGATCCTAGAAGAGCTGATGGAGAGGGGGTACATCATGTTGATGCCAATGTTGAATTTTGTTCGGTGATTAAGACAAAATTGGGAGCTCACCGTATCTTGATGGGTGCTGAGATGGATTGCTGTGATACCACTAATGAAGGAAAGAGATTTTATGTGGAGTTAAAGACAAGTTATGAGGTTGCATAGTTACAACTGCATTgtgttatacttttttttttctttttaaatagttttataTTGACTTAATGATGTAAGTTTGTCATTTTTTATGATCCAGTTGAATTATCATAATGAGGAAAAATTCGAGAGAGAGAAACTGCTAAAGTTTTGGGTACATTTCCCTATCTTTTAgttgatttatcattttttatgctttttatcACTATGTGCTCCTTTTTAACTTGCATGACATGATTCCAACAAGGCTTCTATTCTTGCTTGCAGATTCAGTCATTCCTGGCAGGTGTTCCATATATTTGTATAGGATTTAGGTAATGTTTTACATCATTATTCATTACACAATCCGTGATCTTATTTAGCATTGTGCTTAAAATAGCATGCTTTTAACTAAGTTTTGACAAAATCTGTTTCAGCTTACTATGGTATACCTTGCAATGAAAATTTGTATTTCTGATTTTCTTAATGTGCTTATATTAACACGAGTTCGCTGTTATACAGGGATGACGCAGGTCGTCTTGTTCGGACAGAAATGCTTAGAACCAAAGATATTACACAGAGAATAAAAATGAAAGGCTATTGGCAGGTacattttaacttttgtaagGTGTATGGTAGCAAATCTGTGTTGGTCGCTATTTCCATGGTTAATTTAAAACTATATTAATCTTCCCGTGGTCATGTCAAACATTGTGTAGTGTATATACATAATAAGCATGTGCTTATGCATGTAGTCAATCCTCATATACTAATTAAGGATTTTTAATATCATGTTTAGTATACAAAATATTTGAGAATTATATAATCTGAAATGAACAAAATTTGTTGGCAGGGTGGAGTCTGCCTTGCGTTTGCGGATGAGGTATTCTGCTGGCTTTATGGAACAGTCAAAGAAAGTGAGTACTATTAGACATTATCTGATTTTTTGGCTTTCAAATCAAAATATAGTTTATTAATGTGTTTATTTCTCGGTTTCAGATCAAGATTACATATTGCAGTTCGCTCCACCTTTCAACCGTTTGGAGCTTCTGCAAGCTCAGTCTTGCCCAGATGTAATAACAAGTCATTTGGAGCTGTTGTGAAAAATCAGGAATATTAACAGTTATTTAAACAATTCAATATAGGAAGCAAGGGATTAACTCTTAATTTTACCCCGAACCTTCAATCAGTTCATGAACTTTTGATATAGGGGTAGCCTATGTGAGTGCTGAGAATTGCATCCACATTTTATTAGAAATCTGGAGTTTTACTGTGGCATTGTTTAGTTGGAAATTGGAATATAGTTTTCTGTTGACTGTTTTGAACTTTCTGTGTGTTTTCTAAACCATTTTACGTTGCTAAAAGTGCACAACCGCGGAATTTCATGAGATAATGAAAATTTGTATCTTAGATTCTTAGTTGAGTTGATGATCAAAACACTTTTCCTTAACTTCATATCTGAGTCCAATGGTTGAATCTGAGTCAAGGAGGATAACATCCAACTTTACATGCTCAACTAGggtttcataataataataatatatatgaattcTTCTGCAATTTTGAATTTCATGGATTCCAATATTTATTACTTAttggaattttatttgtttaaataattacatctttgagttttttaaaaagtcaCAAATGTGTCAGAGgaataaaaaattcttatattttaaataaattactccctccaatcttaattataaacaaatattttttttaggatcATTGAATAATTGGTGTATTTGACGTATAATATAGAccattagttattcaataaacttaGAAAgagaatatttgtttataattaaggtcGAAGGCAGTATGAATCACAAGGTATCATTAATTTTGAGATATTCTGATTTGTTGaattaaattaacaaaatattgaatcaattttttgtttagtAAGTCGAACAAACTAATCTACTTGTCAATTTTAATAACTTTCTAAGTTGATATACTCAATAAAACACGAGTTAATTAATGTTGAATGCGACTTTAAAATTCTTTcgaccacaattttttttttttttttggtacatttttcGGCCACAACTTTGCTTGTGGATTAAAGGAATTTTGTAGTAAATGTGACTTGACTTGAAAATAGAAATCTCAAGATTGCAATATTGTAAGAATGTAATTAAACATCTTaatactgtcaaaaaaaaattaaacatcttaa
It contains:
- the LOC123908315 gene encoding NAD-capped RNA hydrolase DXO1 isoform X2, translating into MDDTKKNIFGDDSDNEKDGTHSSSPSSSSSAASSSSSSSSSASSSNNTKGSADSSSATGTATSGGGAGDDEENGDVVDSSNKADYHHYNDDDDDHQYGDLFASDNEDYSKTLAKSSHPIPVLPAVVRNNNTNSSGRGGFGRGGRWQQGHHNDRGGAGILPRPGPYPQRQNFGYGNRFQNGRHDERFVSEMKLSKSEETLSRKGIIFQEPCELACYSRVEGGEVYFDDRSLRLFKRHITEDIGADLNEGYDTYIPKKDLGSEGFGDLLACIRDKNLLVQNNIHFVTYRNNLNKILATAYIRHEPWEMGVHKRNGVVYLDVHKLPERPQSDLDRRRCYLGYAFESLATEDPRRADGEGVHHVDANVEFCSVIKTKLGAHRILMGAEMDCCDTTNEGKRFYVELKTSYELNYHNEEKFEREKLLKFWIQSFLAGVPYICIGFRDDAGRLVRTEMLRTKDITQRIKMKGYWQGGVCLAFADEVFCWLYGTVKENQDYILQFAPPFNRLELLQAQSCPDVITSHLELL
- the LOC123908315 gene encoding NAD-capped RNA hydrolase DXO1 isoform X1, whose product is MDDTKKNIFGDDSDNEKDGTHSSSPSSSSSAASSSSSSSSSASSSNNTKGSADSSSATGTATSGGGAGDDEENGDVVDSSNKADYHHYNDDDDDHQYGDLFASDNEDYSKTLAKSSHPIPAVLPAVVRNNNTNSSGRGGFGRGGRWQQGHHNDRGGAGILPRPGPYPQRQNFGYGNRFQNGRHDERFVSEMKLSKSEETLSRKGIIFQEPCELACYSRVEGGEVYFDDRSLRLFKRHITEDIGADLNEGYDTYIPKKDLGSEGFGDLLACIRDKNLLVQNNIHFVTYRNNLNKILATAYIRHEPWEMGVHKRNGVVYLDVHKLPERPQSDLDRRRCYLGYAFESLATEDPRRADGEGVHHVDANVEFCSVIKTKLGAHRILMGAEMDCCDTTNEGKRFYVELKTSYELNYHNEEKFEREKLLKFWIQSFLAGVPYICIGFRDDAGRLVRTEMLRTKDITQRIKMKGYWQGGVCLAFADEVFCWLYGTVKENQDYILQFAPPFNRLELLQAQSCPDVITSHLELL